DNA from Streptomyces rishiriensis:
TGCCGTACGTCCGCGGCGGTTCGGGCGGAGCGGGGTAATCCTCGCGCGGCAGCGTCGACAGGCCGAAGCCGGTGCCGCCCGCCTCGACCGTGAACCGGGTGCCGTCCAGGGCGCAGCGCACCGGCCCGTCCGGCAGCACCTTGCAGATGTCGAGGAGCCGGCGGCCGAGCACGAGCACCCGGCCCGCCGCAGCCACCTCGGCGTCGGTCTCGATCCACGCCGCCGTCTCGAAGTCGCATCCCGACACGGTCAGCCGGCCCGCCGCCGCGTCCAGCAGCAGCCCGCCCAGCACGGGGACCGGCGTCCGCGCGGGCAGCGCGTGGGCCGCCCGGGCCACCGCCTCGACGAGGTCACCGCGGTCGATCCGGAACTCCATCGAAAAACCCCCTGCTCGTACCGGTCGTCGCGCGGAGGCTATGCGCCACCACTGACAACCGGCTCCGGGCAGGGGGAGGACCGCGGGAGGGCCCGCGGGACGTTCAGTGTGCGGCGACCAGCGTCTGCCGGCGGGCCGCCCGGGTCCCGAACACCGTGATCGTCACGACGCCGAGCACCGCCAGGACACCCACGCCGACCGTGCCGGCCCAGCCGCCCGAGTGGAAGGCCAGGGCGCCGACGGTGGAGCCGGCGCTGGAGCCGATGTAATACGCGGACTGGTAGAGCGCGGAGGCCTGGGCGCGGCCCCTCGTCGCCGTCTTGCTGACCGCCGAGGAGGCCACCGCGTGCCCCGCGAAGAAGCCCGCCGTGATCAGGACCAGGCCCAGCAGGACCGGAATCAGCGAGTCCGCCAGCGACAGCAGCAGTCCGGTGGCTGTCGTGCCGCCCGCCAGGTACAGCGCGCCGCGTCGGCCCAGCCGGCCGACCAGCCGGCCCGCCGTCGACGCCGACACCGTGCCCACCAGGTACACCAGGAAGATCGAGCCGACGATGCCCTGGGGGAGGGAGAACGGGGCCTCCGTCAGCCGGTAGCCGATCACCGTGTACACGCCGCCGAAGACCGTCATGAACAGCGCGCCGATCGCGTACAGGCGGCGCAGCAGCGGGTCGGCGAGGTGCTCGCGGACCGTGCCGAGCAGCACGCGGGGCGCCAGTGAACCCGCCGTGAAGTGCCGGGGCGCCGGCAGCAGCAGGCGGAAGGCGATCGCGCAGGCCACCGCGAGGGCGCCGATCACCCCGACGGCCACCCGCCAGCCCCACTCCTGGGCGACCCAGCCGCTGATGACCCGGCCGCTCATCCCTCCGACGCTGTTGCCCGCCACGAACAGGCCGATCGCCGTGACGAGCGCCTTCGGCCGGACCTCCTCGGCGAGATACGCGGTCGCCGACGCCGGAAGACCGGCCAGCGCCGCGCCCTGCACCGCCCGCAGCACGACCAGCGTGCCCAAAGAGGGAGCGAACGGGACCAGCATGCCCACGCCGACCGCGACGCCGAGGGAGGCCGTCATCACCGTACGGCGGCCGTAGCGCTCCGACAGCGCGCTCATCGGGAGCACGAACAGCGCCAGTCCGCCGGTCGCCGCCGCCACCGTCCAGCTCGCCTGACCCGCCGCCACCCCGAAGTCGTCGGAGATCAGCGGCAGGAGCGCCTGCGTGGAGTACAGCAGGGCGAAGGTGGCCACACCGGCGAGGAAGAGCGCGAAGCTCATCCGGCGGTAGCCGGGGCCGCCGGGGGCCAGTCGGGAGTCGGCGGAGCGGGGAGCGGAGGGGACGGAAGCGGAGGACGCGGCGCCCACGATCGTGGACGCCCCGGTACTGGCGGGAGACATGCTTCGAAGTTACGTACGCCCCGGCTCATCCGTCCAATGCATGGAATCGTCATAATCGTTCCCATGGTGCATCAGCAGAGGTCAGAGGCTCGCCTGTCACCGTCCAGTGACACAGAAGACATGGCGGACATGTCGCGGACGCTGGCCCCCCGGCTCGCGTACTTCGCCGGAGTCGCCCGTACCGAGCACGTCACGCGTGCCGCGCAGGAGATGCAGGTCCCGCAGTCGACGCTCTCCCGGGCCATGGTCCGCCTCGAACAGGACCTGGGCGTCGATCTCTTCGCCCGCCACGGCCGCACGGTCTCCCTCACCCCCGCCGGGCGCACCTTCCTCGCCTCCGTCGAGCGCGCCCTCGGCGAGATCGAGCGGGCCGCCGACGAGGTCCGGGCGGACGCCGACGCGGCCACCGGCAAGGTCGCCTTCGGCTTCCTGCACACCATGGGCGCGGAGACCGTCCCCGGACTGATCCACGCCTTCCGCGCCGACCACCCGCGCGTCCGCTTCAGCCTGGTCCAGAACTACGGCGAGGCGATGCTCGAGCGGCTGCGGGCGGGGGAGCTGGACCTCT
Protein-coding regions in this window:
- a CDS encoding MFS transporter, producing the protein MSPASTGASTIVGAASSASVPSAPRSADSRLAPGGPGYRRMSFALFLAGVATFALLYSTQALLPLISDDFGVAAGQASWTVAAATGGLALFVLPMSALSERYGRRTVMTASLGVAVGVGMLVPFAPSLGTLVVLRAVQGAALAGLPASATAYLAEEVRPKALVTAIGLFVAGNSVGGMSGRVISGWVAQEWGWRVAVGVIGALAVACAIAFRLLLPAPRHFTAGSLAPRVLLGTVREHLADPLLRRLYAIGALFMTVFGGVYTVIGYRLTEAPFSLPQGIVGSIFLVYLVGTVSASTAGRLVGRLGRRGALYLAGGTTATGLLLSLADSLIPVLLGLVLITAGFFAGHAVASSAVSKTATRGRAQASALYQSAYYIGSSAGSTVGALAFHSGGWAGTVGVGVLAVLGVVTITVFGTRAARRQTLVAAH
- a CDS encoding LysR family transcriptional regulator, yielding MVHQQRSEARLSPSSDTEDMADMSRTLAPRLAYFAGVARTEHVTRAAQEMQVPQSTLSRAMVRLEQDLGVDLFARHGRTVSLTPAGRTFLASVERALGEIERAADEVRADADAATGKVAFGFLHTMGAETVPGLIHAFRADHPRVRFSLVQNYGEAMLERLRAGELDLCLTSPVPDAPDLVARRLDEQKLRLVVPADHRLAARRRVRLAEAADETFVTLEPGYGLRRITDDLCKEAGFRPRIAFEGEEAETLRGLVAAGLGVALLPPPAVARPGVVELTVTAPRAAREIGVAWLDGHPDTPPVAAFKKFLLSRRGNLLPN